One region of Streptococcus parasanguinis genomic DNA includes:
- a CDS encoding glycosyltransferase — MKFVFIFLAVTYLLLFLIRWLLSFTYYKKSQVHTADFPEQLFTVVQPILSGDPRLESDLRANLQQTEAVEFYWLIDQSDTEAQRVADRICQDASFAQRIRIFLIEDVPQGINPKSYKIEQVVEELTRPYLIVLDDDSVIDFSKMGELTDYLGQEVILTGIPYNQERSNFWSKLVAAFVNGNSFITYFTMAEVEANHSINGMFYILPVELAKGQKLFTAIKDFLCDDLAVADFLRSKGVSIIQTRVTCNVRTTIKDAKQYLLQMKRWLLFSSIYLKEHLDWKLFSLIGLPSFLPLPTLILSLILGWPYLLLALSLLVFKAVWMLLYRQSILSNRLHLDEVIYEVLNDLLLPWLFVYVLLTPPVINWRGRKIRVTDGKIRYE, encoded by the coding sequence ATGAAATTTGTATTTATATTTTTAGCCGTTACTTATCTTCTCTTATTTCTCATCCGTTGGTTGCTGTCCTTCACTTATTATAAAAAAAGTCAGGTTCATACTGCGGACTTTCCAGAACAGCTTTTTACAGTGGTTCAACCCATCCTTTCTGGGGATCCTCGTTTAGAGAGTGATTTGAGGGCCAATCTCCAGCAAACTGAAGCAGTAGAATTCTACTGGTTGATTGATCAGTCTGATACAGAAGCCCAGCGAGTAGCAGATCGGATTTGTCAAGACGCATCCTTTGCCCAACGCATTCGAATTTTTCTCATTGAAGACGTCCCTCAGGGGATTAATCCCAAGAGTTACAAGATTGAGCAGGTTGTAGAGGAGCTAACCCGGCCTTATCTGATTGTTTTGGACGATGATAGTGTGATTGATTTTTCTAAAATGGGTGAGCTAACTGACTATCTGGGTCAAGAGGTCATTCTGACAGGTATTCCTTATAACCAGGAGAGAAGCAATTTCTGGTCTAAGCTGGTTGCAGCATTCGTTAATGGCAATTCCTTTATTACCTATTTTACAATGGCAGAAGTTGAGGCGAATCACTCCATCAATGGGATGTTTTATATCCTGCCGGTGGAACTTGCAAAAGGCCAGAAGCTCTTCACAGCGATTAAGGATTTTCTATGTGATGATTTAGCCGTGGCCGATTTTTTAAGGAGTAAAGGAGTATCCATTATCCAAACAAGGGTCACCTGTAATGTTCGAACGACTATCAAGGATGCCAAGCAATATTTGCTCCAGATGAAGCGTTGGCTTCTCTTTAGCTCTATCTACCTCAAAGAACACCTGGACTGGAAGCTGTTTAGCCTCATAGGTTTACCGAGTTTTCTACCTCTTCCAACTTTGATCCTAAGTCTCATTTTAGGATGGCCTTATCTTCTTCTAGCCTTAAGCTTACTGGTATTCAAGGCAGTATGGATGCTCCTCTATCGGCAAAGCATTCTATCCAATCGCCTACACTTGGATGAAGTCATCTACGAAGTGCTGAATGATCTCCTGCTTCCTTGGTTGTTTGTCTATGTTCTATTGACTCCTCCTGTGATAAACTGGCGGGGGCGGAAGATTCGTGTGACGGACGGAAAGATTCGTTA